A region from the Nonlabens sp. YIK11 genome encodes:
- the katG gene encoding catalase/peroxidase HPI gives MKHIDNPENLEKCPFRGTRIGGAIGSAPRTDDWWPNRLPVDLLHQEQPISNPLSDEDYNEKFNQINFQELKQDIKNALTDSQDWWPADYNNYGPQMIRMAWHSAGTYRIADGRGGAAQGMQRFAPINSWWDNGNIDKSRRLMWPIKKKYGSALSWADLIILTGNCALEIMNFPTFGFAGGRRDAWEPDRSTYWGPEFWDGKPFDESQTGGDRKGHPGEMVNANLRWVGGPKEEYHDLENPLAATHSNLIYVNPEGPGGNMDPMDSARNIRESFKRMAMNDEETVALIAGGHAFGKSHGAVPAEKIGAAPEAAGIEEQGFGWHNPVGTGNAEFTSTNGIEGSWTPNPTNWDNDYLINLFKYDWKQKKSPAGAGQWTPIDPDAPKTPDAHIDGKMDDLMMMTSDIALKMDPEYRKVCEKFMSDFDYFTTAFSKAWYKLTHRDMGPKDRYLGPEVPEEDLLWQDPVPALDHDLVNDHDIEDLKNQILASGLGISALVSAAWSSAAVYRHSDKRGGANGARIALEPQNNWEVNRPAELNQVLQKLKEIKNNFNSSQSGNKKVSLADLIVLGGCVAIEKAANDAGTHVKVPFTPGRMDTTQELTDVESFDWLQPVSDGFRNYHNNKVGYHTSSERIFLDRAQLLNLSAPEWTVLVGGLRVLDQNFDHSKHGVFTERPEQLTNDFFQVITSMDYEWKPKSSSKMLFDINSRANGETKYTATRCDLVFGSNAQLRNIAEVYATDDAQERFVHDFVKAWDKVMMLDRYDVKND, from the coding sequence ATGAAACACATTGACAACCCAGAGAACTTAGAGAAATGTCCTTTCCGCGGTACCAGAATTGGTGGTGCTATAGGTTCTGCACCTAGAACAGACGACTGGTGGCCTAACCGATTACCGGTAGATCTACTGCATCAAGAACAACCCATATCGAATCCTTTAAGCGATGAAGACTATAATGAGAAGTTCAATCAGATCAACTTTCAAGAATTAAAACAAGACATTAAAAATGCTCTAACAGATTCTCAAGACTGGTGGCCTGCAGATTACAATAACTATGGCCCTCAAATGATTCGTATGGCCTGGCACTCTGCTGGTACTTACCGCATCGCAGACGGTCGTGGTGGCGCCGCACAAGGAATGCAGCGTTTTGCTCCTATCAATTCCTGGTGGGACAATGGTAACATTGATAAGTCACGTAGGTTGATGTGGCCAATTAAGAAAAAATACGGATCTGCTCTTTCATGGGCAGATTTGATCATCTTAACAGGTAACTGTGCCCTAGAAATCATGAACTTTCCAACTTTTGGTTTTGCAGGTGGTCGTCGTGATGCGTGGGAACCAGACCGCAGTACCTATTGGGGACCAGAATTTTGGGATGGAAAACCATTTGACGAATCACAAACAGGTGGAGATCGTAAAGGTCATCCAGGTGAAATGGTGAATGCTAACTTGCGCTGGGTAGGCGGACCTAAAGAAGAATATCACGATCTTGAAAACCCACTAGCAGCAACGCACTCTAATTTGATTTATGTAAACCCAGAAGGTCCAGGCGGTAACATGGATCCTATGGATAGCGCTCGTAACATAAGAGAATCATTCAAGCGCATGGCGATGAATGATGAAGAAACAGTTGCCCTAATTGCAGGTGGACACGCATTTGGTAAAAGTCATGGTGCCGTGCCTGCAGAAAAAATAGGTGCTGCTCCAGAAGCTGCTGGTATTGAAGAACAAGGCTTTGGATGGCATAATCCAGTAGGAACGGGAAATGCAGAATTTACCAGTACCAACGGTATTGAAGGTTCATGGACGCCTAATCCAACCAATTGGGATAATGATTATTTGATCAATCTATTTAAGTATGATTGGAAGCAAAAGAAAAGTCCAGCCGGTGCAGGTCAGTGGACGCCTATAGATCCTGATGCTCCTAAAACTCCAGATGCCCACATTGACGGTAAAATGGACGACTTGATGATGATGACCTCAGATATAGCGCTTAAAATGGATCCGGAATATCGCAAGGTTTGTGAGAAATTCATGAGCGATTTTGACTATTTCACGACAGCCTTTTCTAAAGCCTGGTACAAATTAACGCACCGCGACATGGGACCTAAAGATCGTTATCTAGGTCCAGAGGTTCCAGAAGAAGACTTGTTATGGCAAGATCCAGTTCCGGCTTTGGATCATGACCTGGTCAATGATCACGACATAGAAGACTTAAAGAATCAGATATTAGCGAGTGGACTCGGTATTTCGGCATTAGTATCTGCAGCTTGGTCCTCTGCCGCGGTATATAGACATTCTGATAAGCGCGGTGGCGCTAATGGAGCTCGTATTGCGCTAGAACCACAGAATAACTGGGAAGTCAATCGTCCAGCAGAATTGAATCAAGTGCTCCAAAAATTAAAGGAGATTAAAAATAACTTCAACTCCAGTCAATCTGGTAACAAAAAAGTTTCACTTGCAGATCTTATCGTTTTAGGAGGTTGCGTCGCTATTGAAAAAGCAGCTAATGATGCTGGTACTCATGTAAAAGTACCTTTTACTCCTGGACGTATGGATACTACTCAAGAGTTGACTGATGTGGAAAGCTTTGACTGGTTACAACCTGTTTCTGATGGATTTAGAAATTACCATAATAACAAAGTAGGTTATCACACGTCTTCAGAGCGTATCTTTTTGGATAGAGCTCAATTATTGAATTTGAGCGCTCCAGAATGGACTGTTTTAGTAGGTGGTTTGCGAGTGCTGGATCAAAATTTTGATCACTCTAAACATGGTGTTTTCACCGAAAGACCAGAACAGTTGACAAACGACTTTTTCCAAGTCATTACCAGTATGGACTATGAATGGAAGCCTAAGAGTTCCAGCAAAATGCTCTTTGACATCAATAGTAGAGCAAACGGCGAGACCAAATATACCGCGACACGATGCGATCTTGTTTTTGGCTCCAACGCACAGCTGCGCAACATAGCAGAGGTTTATGCCACTGATGATGCACAGGAGCGATTTGTGCACGACTTTGTCAAAGCTTGGGACAAAGTCATGATGTTGGATCGTTATGACGTGAAAAATGATTAA